The Laspinema palackyanum D2c DNA window GAACCGCGCAGTTCTACTAAGTCGGTTTGGCTGAGGGGGCCTTTGAGGGCGATCGCCGCTAAGGTTCTCAAGGCACCGACGCCTAATTCTGCTGGAATTAAGCGATGCATGAAGTCTTGAAAGGTTTCTCGCAGTTGCAAGCTATAGCCGTTTTCGGTTTCTAGCACTTCTAGCGCACTGTCTCGGTGAGCATAATCGTTAATCAGTTGAATGAGTGCTTCTTCTGCGGTTTCTTTATCGCAGTTGGCATATTCGGCAATTTCCGCGATCGCAAGCGGTTTCCCTTTTAAGTACAGTATGGCTTCAATCTGACTAGCTAAACTTGACATTGACGATTTCCGTACATCCAAAACCTCTAACCACCAAATATTTTAAACGCG harbors:
- the scpB gene encoding SMC-Scp complex subunit ScpB, which gives rise to MSSLASQIEAILYLKGKPLAIAEIAEYANCDKETAEEALIQLINDYAHRDSALEVLETENGYSLQLRETFQDFMHRLIPAELGVGALRTLAAIALKGPLSQTDLVELRGSGAYQHVQELVQQGFVRKRRQPETRSFSLQVTAKFHQYFQLDQLPKQLELPFQQDQNPENDEPEEFPEEFPEESSTE